One Microbacter margulisiae genomic window carries:
- the hpf gene encoding ribosome hibernation-promoting factor, HPF/YfiA family: MTVNIQSIKFEATQKLQEHITKKVTKLEHFFDDIITSDVILKVVKPETIANKEASVRINVPGQELFASKVCDSFEEAVDTAVEALEKQIMKYKEKIKQ; encoded by the coding sequence ATGACTGTTAACATTCAATCCATTAAGTTTGAAGCTACACAAAAACTGCAAGAGCATATTACGAAAAAAGTAACAAAGCTCGAACATTTTTTTGATGATATAATTACATCTGATGTTATTTTGAAAGTGGTAAAGCCTGAAACAATAGCAAATAAAGAAGCATCAGTTCGTATTAATGTGCCAGGACAAGAACTTTTTGCCTCAAAGGTGTGTGATTCTTTTGAAGAAGCGGTTGATACTGCAGTCGAAGCACTTGAAAAACAAATCATGAAATACAAAGAAAAAATTAAACAGTAA
- a CDS encoding tyrosine-type recombinase/integrase, with translation MINRFLQYLRYEKGFSSHTEMSYRTDLIQFAGFVSHDVEAFDPSTVTSDEIRAWIVLLLEEGDSPRSVNRKVSTLKSFYRFLNHSLLLNHNPTKKIVSLKTKKPLPLYFKGKEINFVSSNMLEKTFEEARDKLIIEILYQTGVRCSELIGIKDSDIDFDRKTLRVLGKRNKERLIPFGETLRNAIRKYMTLRDEAIDHPAERLITLKTGVPVYSKLIYNKVHSAFSGVSTLTQRSPHVLRHTFATTLLNNGAELNAVKELLGHSHLSATEIYTHTTFDQIQTIYKQAHPRAQKRRHP, from the coding sequence ATGATTAACCGTTTCTTGCAATATTTACGGTATGAGAAAGGATTTTCGTCTCATACCGAGATGTCGTATCGTACAGATTTAATCCAATTTGCCGGTTTCGTATCTCATGACGTTGAAGCCTTTGATCCGTCGACTGTAACTTCGGATGAGATACGCGCATGGATTGTTCTTCTTTTAGAAGAAGGAGATTCCCCCCGTTCTGTAAATCGAAAAGTCTCGACTCTTAAGTCCTTTTATCGATTTTTGAATCATTCATTATTGCTCAACCATAATCCAACTAAAAAGATTGTTTCTCTCAAAACAAAAAAGCCACTTCCCTTGTATTTTAAGGGAAAAGAGATTAATTTTGTCAGTAGCAATATGCTCGAGAAAACTTTTGAGGAAGCAAGAGATAAGTTGATCATTGAAATATTGTATCAAACGGGGGTTCGTTGTTCGGAGCTGATTGGCATTAAAGACTCTGATATTGATTTTGACCGGAAAACTTTACGCGTTCTTGGCAAGCGAAACAAAGAGCGTCTTATCCCATTTGGAGAGACACTGCGAAATGCTATCAGAAAATATATGACTCTTCGAGATGAAGCTATTGATCATCCTGCTGAAAGATTGATCACATTAAAAACTGGAGTTCCGGTTTATTCGAAGCTCATATATAATAAGGTACACAGTGCTTTTTCTGGAGTAAGCACATTGACGCAGCGCAGCCCACATGTGTTAAGGCATACATTTGCTACGACCTTGTTAAATAATGGAGCCGAGCTGAATGCTGTTAAAGAATTATTAGGCCATAGCCACCTGTCAGCTACTGAAATATATACGCACACTACGTTTGATCAAATACAAACCATTTATAAACAAGCCCATCCAAGGGCACAAAAAAGGAGGCACCCATGA
- the rpsU gene encoding 30S ribosomal protein S21 — MIVVPVKEGENIEKALKKFKRKFEKTGVVKELRRRQAFSKPSVERREELIHAAYVQKLQQNQE, encoded by the coding sequence ATGATTGTAGTTCCTGTAAAAGAAGGCGAGAACATTGAAAAAGCCTTGAAGAAGTTCAAAAGAAAATTTGAAAAAACCGGGGTGGTAAAAGAATTAAGAAGACGCCAAGCCTTCTCTAAGCCTTCTGTAGAGCGTCGTGAAGAATTGATTCATGCGGCTTATGTTCAAAAATTGCAGCAAAATCAGGAATAA